CGCCCCCCCCCTCCACCCCCgagcgccggcggcggcggccgtgCTTCCAGCGACATCACTGGACAGCGGCGAGAATGAATAGATACAGATAGAGGGAACAAAACTAGTCCTCCCTCTGGCGAAACTTGCATCCTACTCCAAAGTCCAAACCCACCTCCAGAATGGCAGAGGAATGCAAGATTTCTGCTGCCATGGTATCTGAGGAAAGGTCTTATGCGCGGTCATATGTGCTCAAGGTAGATGGATACTCAAGAGCCAAGGCGCTACTCAAGAACGGCGAGGACGTGGCCTCTACCCCTTTCAGTGTTGGCGGCCACGACTGGGCCGTGCGCTACTACCCAAACGGCAACGATGATGATTCTACCGATTTCATCTCTCTTTATCTCGAGCCTAAATCTGccgatgctgaagatgtgaaggCGAAATTCACGTTCAGTGTACTTGACGAGGATGGAGAACCGGTGCCCTCATACAGCTGTACGCACCCTATACATACCTTCTCAAGCAAAGGTGATAACTGGGGTTACCCTAACTTCGTCAAGAAGGCTGATCTGGAGGCATCGGTGCATATAAGAGACGACTGTCTCACCATCAGGTGCGATGTCACCGTCATCCACGGCGAAGAAACAACTGTTCCTCTAACCGACCTGCACCAGCATCTTGGTGACCTCCTAAACAACAAGGATGCAGCAGACCTAACCTTTCAGGTTGGTGGACAGAGTTTCTCGGCCCATAGGTGTGTCCTCGCTGCTCGGTCATCAGTCTTCAAGGCGGAGCTCCTCGGCACCATGGAGGAGAGTTATGCAGCTAGTCCTATTGAAATCCGTGACATGGAAGCTGATGTGTTCAAGTCCTTGCTCCACTTCATATACACCGACACAGTTCCTCCTGTGCTTGATGTGGTGATGGCTGGCCATCTACTTGTTGCGGCTGACAGATACAACATCGGCAGGCTGAAGATGATATGCGAGAAGAAATTGTGCAGTCACATTGATTCCGGCATGGTGGCAACTAGTTTGGCATTGGCCGAGCAGCATGGTTTCCATGCTCTCAAAAAAGCTTGTTTAAAGTACCTTGCTTCTCCGTCCAATTTGGAGGCGATGATGGTGAGTGATGGGTATGAGCATCTGAAATCTAGTTGCCCATCTGTTTTCAAGGACCTCGTAGCTGGAATCCTCCCGGCTGAACTGAAAGCAGCAAAGGATATTATCATGACAACGTGGAAGTAATGCCTACAGAACTATTATCATATATGTCATCCATATTTTGGTAGTAATGGTTATGCTACATTTCCATGTATGGTTGCCAGTGTATTTCTGAACAAAATTGTTAGTATTAATCATTCAGTCTAATCTATGTTCACGTGAGTAGAATGGTTCTTCTCGTCACCGTTGCCCTGTTTTGTAGTGACTGACTACAATGCTAGGTTGTGTGGGTCCTTCAAGTAGCACTATTAGATGATGGTGTTTCTTTCTTTGTTCGGTTATTAGCAGTTTAGCACTCATGTCTACTTTCGCACTGAAAAACTGAATGTGAAATATGGATGCCATGTCTGTGGACCATGGGATCTTGTGTTGTAATTCAGTTGAAAGCACTAAGCCGAAGTCTTAACAGTTTTTCAAAATGAAATATTGGTATTTAAAAAAAGCACTAAGCCGTAATCCTCAAGCATTTTAATATTGTTATCCTCTGTTAGCTAATATACTAGTTTTGACGGGCATTGGCTATTATTTCCCTCTGAACAGTGCTGGTAGTGTTGCTGTGCACTTGTTATGCTCTTGGGGCCGGGTTGTTTGGGTTCAGTTTTAGGAAACTCGATTTTAAAGGAGAAAAAAAAGGTTATTGTAGTTTTCTGTTCAGCACGACTAGGGCAGTTCTGTTGTCTGCTAAATACAGAGTGATTGTTGTCTTGAGAAAATGTAGGGCGAACAATCTGAGTACAGTAAAAACTATCTTCAAATCTCTTGTTGCGGTCGGTATAATCGGCGTTCAGGTCGTTACGTTCAGCTGGATTGTACTATCATTGGTGTCCTAATCGATTGCACATACTTTCTGGTCACGCGAACGCGAACCTGGCTAATTGGTTCTTTGTTGCTGATTTTGTTCACACAAGAAGGGCCGTGCCATTTGTCGTTGAAAGGTGTAGCCTCTGGAGGTGAAAAGTtttactccctcctttccggtttataaggctcaattcaaaaatctcaccaaccaaggtagatggtgagtggtggaatagtttttgtaatTTGCAAAAGTATctaattaatgctcttgtttttctcaaaaatTTATGTTTATCAATGTATTAATTgtaatgcatgcatgcataaagtacatgcattggtcaattttctttTAATATTTGCATGCAATTATTTAATGCATCTTGAAATCTGAActtgtgatggggaacaaccaaattgagccttataaaatagAAAAAACTTagattttgagataagccctataaaccggaaaggagggagtatttGTTCATTGAAAGGCTTAATTCTCGATTCAGGGTCACATGGAAAATCATTAGTGCTGCATGCATTGCATCGGCAGGTGAAAAGGTTCCCTAGTCATTTGCAGTGCAGTGGAAGGTAAACGAGTAGTAGTAAATGGCAGGCAGCAAATGTGCGCAGGCGCTCAAATCTAAATGGAGATGCGAACAGGCCACTGTTTTCGTTTGGCTGAATGTGAAATGAAGGGATCCAACTTCCCAAGTCCTTTCTATATATATATTGATCGAGCGAAATTCTTATCTCATCAGTCTTCCATCCTACTCCAATCCACCAATCCCGCCTCTAGAATGGCAGAGCAGTGCAAGATCTCTGCTGCCATTGTAGTTGAGGAGAAGTCGTGTGTGCTCAAGGTGGATGGATACTCAAGAACCAAAGCCCTAATCAAGAACGGCGAGTTGATGACTTCTCCACCTTTCAGTGTTGGAGGCCACGACTGGGCCGTGGAATACTGCCCAAATGGTTTCGCTACGAATTGTGCTGATTCCATATCTCTTTATCTTCTTCTTCAATCTGCTGGTGCCGAAGATGTGAAGGCGAAATTCACGCTCAGTGTACTTGACAAGAATGGAGAACCAGTGCCTTCATAGAGCCATGCCAACCCTATGCGTACCTTCTCAAAAGGTTCACCCTGGAGCTACCCAGTCCTGATCAAGAAGGCTGATCTGGAGGCATCGGTGCATCTAAGAGACGACTGTCTCACCATCAGGTGTGATGTCACCGTCATCCATGACAAAGACACAAGGGTTCCTCCAAGCGACCTGCACTGGCATCTCGGCGATCTGCTCAAGAACAAGGATGCAGCGGACCTCATCTTTCAAGTCAACGGACAGACATTCTCTGCTCACAGGTGTGTCCTCGCTGCTCGCTCATCCGTCTTCAGAGCGGAGCTCCTCGGTGCCATGAAGGAGAGTTCTACAGCTACTCCTATTGAAATCTGTGACATGGAACCAGATGTATTCAATTCCTTGCTCCACTACATATACACCGATTCAGTCCCTCCGATGCTTGATGTGGTGATGGCTGGCCATCTTCTAGTGGCGGCCGACAGGTACAATATTGTCAGGCTAAAGCAGATATGCGAGGAGAAACTGTGCAATCACATTGATTCCAACATGATGGCAACTAATTTGGCTCTAGCAGAGCAGCATGGTTTCTGTCATCTCAAAGAAGCTTGTTTGCAATTCCTTGCCTCCCCATCCAATTTGGAGGCAATGATTGCAAGTGAGGGTTACGAGCATCTTAAGTCCAGCTGCCCGTCTGTTCTCAAGGAGCTCATAGCAAGAATCCTGCCGGCTGAACTGAAAGCGGCAAAGGATATCATCATGGCAATGTGGAGGTAATGCCTACAGTACTATCATCATGTAGACATCCTAATTTTAGTAGTACTCCATGTATGGCTGCATGTATGTTTCGAAACAAAAATGCTACTTATCAATCGTATTCAATCTACTCATGTGAGTAGAATGGCTATCATTTTCCTTTCTTGCTAGATAAAAGAAAGCATTATTGAGACTTATCCATTGTGTATTTATTTAATCATTAAGTCTGATTGCTGTTA
The genomic region above belongs to Triticum urartu cultivar G1812 unplaced genomic scaffold, Tu2.1 TuUngrouped_contig_6248, whole genome shotgun sequence and contains:
- the LOC125530341 gene encoding BTB/POZ and MATH domain-containing protein 3-like, whose product is MAEECKISAAMVSEERSYARSYVLKVDGYSRAKALLKNGEDVASTPFSVGGHDWAVRYYPNGNDDDSTDFISLYLEPKSADAEDVKAKFTFSVLDEDGEPVPSYSCTHPIHTFSSKGDNWGYPNFVKKADLEASVHIRDDCLTIRCDVTVIHGEETTVPLTDLHQHLGDLLNNKDAADLTFQVGGQSFSAHRCVLAARSSVFKAELLGTMEESYAASPIEIRDMEADVFKSLLHFIYTDTVPPVLDVVMAGHLLVAADRYNIGRLKMICEKKLCSHIDSGMVATSLALAEQHGFHALKKACLKYLASPSNLEAMMVSDGYEHLKSSCPSVFKDLVAGILPAELKAAKDIIMTTWK